GGGCCCAGCCGGTTTCCCGGCTGTCGTCCGCCCCGGGAGCGGCACTCGCCTCGAGCAGCCGCAAGGCGGCGGTCTCCGCGGCCGCGACCCGCCCCAGGGCGACCTCGATCCGGTTCGCGGCCCGCCGATTGGTGATCAGGACACAGCAGGCCAGCCCCACCACCGCGCCCACCACGGTGTCGATCCAGCGGTCGGCGATCAGCGTGCCGGCCGGCAGCCGCCCGCCGAACTCGGTCAACAGCAGCGCCATCGGTGTGACGCATACCGAGCCGAGCCAGTAGTTACGGGTGATGCAGGCCTCCGCGCCGAGCTGGAAGACCAGCGCCAGCGCGACCATCGCGAGCTCCCCGAGGTGCGTCAGCGGCAGCAGCGCGGTGTAGAGCAGCAGACCGAGAAGGTTGCCGAGGGTCCGCTGGAGTGCCCGTTGCCAGGAGAGCGTGGTGTTGGCCTGGTAGATGGAGGCCGCGGTGACCACGGCCCAATACGGGTGCCCGACGCCGATGGCCATCGACACCCAGCCCGCCAGCACACACCCGGTGGCGACCCGGGCGCCGATGGGCAGCAGCGGTGAGCCGGGCGCGAGCCGGGCGAGCACCGCGCGTACCCCACGCGGACGGCCGGGCGCAGGCCGCCACGGCTCCCGCACCTCCTCGGCGACGCCCACCAGCTCCTCGGCTTGCACGGCCGAGAGCGCAACCCGGGGCAGCGGCCGCCCGCTGCGCAGTTCACGGGCCCAGGTGCCCAGTCGCTCGGCTTCACCTGCGGCGGACCGGCCGTCGTGGCCCAGCACCGATTCGGCCCGCACCAGCAGTCGTTCGAGCCCGGCCCGCGCGGCGGCTCTCGCCGGGGTGGGCACCGGGACCAGAAACAGTGTGTGCCAGGCGGCGTTCACGGCTGCCGCAGTGGCATGCCGCGCCTGCGCCACACCGGCGGGTTCCTCACGGGCGAGTTCCCCACCGGAGGGTTCGCCATTTGCGGGTTCCCGACCGGCGGGTTCGTCCCCAGCGAGTTCCCGACCGGCGCCACCGGCGGGCTTCCCACCGGCGGACTTCCCACCGGCGAGCTTCCCGCCAGCGGGTTCCCCACCGGTCCCGTGCGCCCCGCCGAGGCCCCGTTCGGCAGTACGCAACAGTCCTGCCGCGGCCTCCAGCGCGCGGGCGACGGCGATCCGCTCCGGCCCCTGCGGCCGTATCACGGCCGGTGCCATACAGACCAGCCAGGCGAGCCCTCCGGCGCCGAGCGCCACGGCCATATGCAGGGGGACCTGGCCGAGGTGCTGCGGCACGAAGAAGGCCGAGGCTGTGATGAACGTCAGGATGATGTTCGCCGGCGGGCCGATGCGCGTGGCGTCACAGACCATTTTGTGGACCGCGGCCAGCAGCGAGGCGCCCACGACGAGCAGTGCGGCCGATGTGGTCAGCGAG
This portion of the Streptomyces sp. 2114.4 genome encodes:
- a CDS encoding FUSC family protein codes for the protein MGKHARQSGKSAYTVSGGAVRARPLPLRSTVRLRRPVDIWHKPALSAVAALAVPDLTLFFLGRLDLILYTSAGAMCALYAHGLPYAARARTLLWVVLGMVASLGIALTAASLTTSAALLVVGASLLAAVHKMVCDATRIGPPANIILTFITASAFFVPQHLGQVPLHMAVALGAGGLAWLVCMAPAVIRPQGPERIAVARALEAAAGLLRTAERGLGGAHGTGGEPAGGKLAGGKSAGGKPAGGAGRELAGDEPAGREPANGEPSGGELAREEPAGVAQARHATAAAVNAAWHTLFLVPVPTPARAAARAGLERLLVRAESVLGHDGRSAAGEAERLGTWARELRSGRPLPRVALSAVQAEELVGVAEEVREPWRPAPGRPRGVRAVLARLAPGSPLLPIGARVATGCVLAGWVSMAIGVGHPYWAVVTAASIYQANTTLSWQRALQRTLGNLLGLLLYTALLPLTHLGELAMVALALVFQLGAEACITRNYWLGSVCVTPMALLLTEFGGRLPAGTLIADRWIDTVVGAVVGLACCVLITNRRAANRIEVALGRVAAAETAALRLLEASAAPGADDSRETGWAHEADPPRGTDRDQEIRWARDRLAAGLVELREAVEVAAGEWWQRALPEERIARAEQQGHRTLAGLVRRRPAPVPAA